One Hordeum vulgare subsp. vulgare chromosome 4H, MorexV3_pseudomolecules_assembly, whole genome shotgun sequence DNA window includes the following coding sequences:
- the LOC123448872 gene encoding pentatricopeptide repeat-containing protein At1g62350 isoform X2: MQLAHQDRQGVAKSTKLLLKNLRRHKILPLIYGVVRKEIWYRPDMYFYRDMLHMLARNKKVDETRQVWADLKSEGVMFDQHTYGDIVRVFCDAGLIDLAMEFYEDMRSSPEPPLSLPFRVILKGLIPYPELREKIKQEFLELFPDMIVYDPPDSLSDIDDEFRF, from the exons ATGCAGCTTGCTCACCAGGACAGACAAGGCGTGGCCAAGTCAACCAAGCTACTGCTGAAGAACCTCAGGAGGCACAAGATATTGCCCTTG ATATATGGCGTTGTGCGGAAAGAGATCTGGTATCGGCCGGATATGTACTTTTACCGAGACATGCTGCATATGCTAGCTAGGAACAAGAAGGTTGACGAGACAAGGCAGGTCTGGGCAGATCTGAAGTCTGAAGGAGTGATGTTTGATCAGCACACCTATGGTGATATCGTGCGAGTCTTCTGCGATGCCGGCTTGATTGACCTGGCAATGGAATTCTACGAGGACATGAGGAGCTCCCCGGAGCCACCTCTCTCCTTGCCATTCCGGGTTATACTGAAAGGCCTGATCCCGTATCCGGAGCTGAGGGAGAAGATAAAACAAGAATTTCTGGAACTTTTCCCTGATATGATTGTGTATGACCCCCCAGATAGCTTGTctgatatagatgatgaattcagATTTTGA